Proteins encoded by one window of Methylovirgula ligni:
- a CDS encoding beta-ketoacyl-ACP synthase III, whose protein sequence is MTHSHILGTGAYAPSRILTNHDLEKIINTSDAWIVERTGIKQRHIAADGEVTSDMAVAAARKALEMAETTPAELDMIIVGTISPDMPMPSCAVFVQAKLGATRAFAFDLSAACAGSLYGLTIADQFIRSGRAKRVLVIGAELLSRLVDWEDRSSCVLFGDAAGAMVLGPTPDPERGLISTHLHSDGTAAGALMIPGGGSKHPQSEEVLAKRMNKIAMNGREVYKYATRALQDVILEALAANGLKPGAIDHVISHQANVRIVESVVDRLGIPREKCWLNIDRYGNTSSASLPISLDEANRAGRLKPGDLVAMMAIGAGMAWGSALLRW, encoded by the coding sequence GTGACGCATTCCCATATATTGGGGACGGGAGCCTACGCACCGTCGCGCATCCTCACCAATCACGATCTCGAAAAGATCATCAATACGTCGGATGCCTGGATCGTCGAGCGTACGGGGATCAAGCAGCGCCACATCGCGGCTGACGGGGAAGTGACGTCCGACATGGCTGTCGCGGCGGCGCGCAAGGCGCTCGAAATGGCCGAGACGACGCCGGCCGAACTCGACATGATCATCGTCGGTACGATCTCTCCGGATATGCCGATGCCATCCTGCGCGGTGTTCGTGCAGGCCAAGCTCGGCGCCACACGCGCCTTCGCCTTCGATCTCTCGGCGGCTTGCGCCGGCTCGCTCTACGGCCTCACGATCGCCGATCAATTCATACGCAGCGGCCGTGCCAAACGCGTTCTCGTCATCGGCGCGGAATTGCTGAGCCGGCTTGTCGATTGGGAGGATCGCAGCAGTTGCGTACTCTTCGGAGATGCGGCCGGCGCAATGGTGCTTGGCCCGACGCCGGACCCCGAGCGCGGACTCATCTCGACGCATCTGCATTCCGATGGCACGGCCGCCGGCGCCCTGATGATACCCGGCGGCGGCAGCAAGCACCCGCAATCCGAGGAAGTGCTGGCGAAGCGGATGAACAAGATCGCGATGAACGGCCGCGAAGTCTACAAATATGCGACGCGCGCGCTTCAGGACGTCATTCTCGAAGCGCTCGCCGCCAACGGCCTCAAGCCCGGCGCCATTGACCATGTGATCTCGCATCAGGCCAATGTTCGCATCGTCGAGTCGGTCGTCGACCGGCTCGGCATCCCGCGCGAGAAATGCTGGTTGAACATCGACCGCTATGGCAACACGTCGAGCGCCTCGCTCCCCATCTCGCTGGATGAGGCCAATCGCGCCGGCCGGTTGAAGCCCGGCGATCTCGTCGCGATGATGGCCATCGGCGCCGGCATGGCCTGGGGCAGCGCGCTGCTGCGCTGGTAG
- a CDS encoding efflux RND transporter periplasmic adaptor subunit: protein MTLSAETEVATRTDYRKSKGERPVRTKLWFSIVAVLLALLVGVFWGFNQFRNHMIAQFFAHMKMPPVSVSVAKVKSEVLPNLLTGIGDVVAVHQVNVTTDVAGRVVKIMFEPGAHVVEGQPIVQLFDDPDRGDLANFQAQALAAKLALDRAKALALRQFGPQATVDDSQATYDQAQANIAKTKALISQKLILAPFSGELGLRHIELGQFLNAGSEIVTLTDLSQVWVNFTVTEKNSAKLKLGQTVHVSVDAYPGRVFVGKITTVEPQISTDTRNISVQATFDNPDHALKPGMFANATIVLPDRPPVLTVPETAADYSLYGDSVFLIKKSTGSDGKEALTAVRTFVKTGERLDGRVVIASSNIKPGDDVVAVGQIKLQSGAAVAISSEPPPVIPAEPSPY, encoded by the coding sequence ATGACGCTTTCTGCCGAAACCGAAGTCGCGACCAGGACGGACTATCGCAAGTCGAAAGGCGAGCGGCCGGTGCGCACCAAGCTGTGGTTTTCGATCGTCGCCGTGTTGCTGGCGCTGCTGGTCGGCGTCTTCTGGGGTTTCAATCAATTCCGCAACCATATGATCGCGCAGTTTTTCGCGCATATGAAAATGCCGCCGGTCTCGGTCAGCGTCGCGAAAGTCAAAAGCGAGGTTCTGCCGAATCTCCTCACCGGCATCGGTGATGTCGTCGCCGTGCATCAGGTCAATGTGACGACGGATGTCGCCGGCCGCGTCGTGAAAATCATGTTCGAGCCGGGCGCGCATGTCGTCGAGGGCCAGCCGATCGTGCAATTGTTCGACGATCCCGACCGCGGCGATCTGGCGAATTTCCAGGCGCAGGCGCTCGCCGCGAAACTGGCGCTCGATCGCGCCAAGGCGCTCGCCTTGCGTCAGTTCGGTCCGCAGGCGACCGTTGATGACTCGCAAGCGACCTATGACCAGGCGCAAGCCAACATCGCCAAGACCAAGGCGCTCATCTCGCAGAAGCTCATTCTCGCGCCGTTCAGCGGCGAACTCGGCTTACGGCATATCGAGCTTGGTCAGTTCCTCAATGCCGGCTCGGAGATCGTGACGCTCACCGACCTCTCGCAGGTCTGGGTGAATTTCACCGTCACCGAGAAGAACAGCGCGAAACTGAAGCTCGGCCAGACCGTGCATGTCAGCGTTGACGCCTATCCAGGCCGCGTCTTTGTCGGCAAGATCACCACGGTCGAGCCGCAGATCAGCACCGATACGCGTAATATCTCGGTGCAGGCGACCTTCGATAACCCCGATCATGCGCTGAAGCCGGGCATGTTCGCGAATGCGACGATCGTGTTGCCGGATCGGCCGCCGGTCCTGACCGTGCCGGAGACGGCCGCCGACTATTCGCTCTATGGCGATTCCGTCTTCCTCATCAAGAAATCAACGGGAAGCGACGGTAAGGAGGCGCTGACAGCAGTGCGGACCTTCGTCAAGACGGGCGAACGCCTCGATGGCCGCGTTGTCATCGCTTCCAGCAACATCAAGCCGGGCGACGACGTCGTTGCCGTAGGGCAGATCAAATTGCAATCGGGCGCGGCCGTGGCGATTTCATCCGAGCCGCCGCCGGTTATTCCGGCCGAACCCAGCCCCTATTGA
- a CDS encoding hybrid sensor histidine kinase/response regulator, with protein sequence MIVVFGILLVALAATGAALSIREFRVRDVAEARRELMALDLLLSQETERTMQSVDLVLSSLQDDLTLGGITKPQDIMRKRASVEMYLLLKSRIVGIPQIHDVSLIGPDGKLICTTKVYPAPESDLSGRDYFTVLRDVEISGSYLSLPSYNEDTKSWSIYLARRVDDASGHFLGVVAAAIDLNYFEQLYKTLQIGDYGAVSLWRSDGTMLARYPAAGRVGEVYKIKSFTGILQPGTPVTYDSAHAIDGPERIVATISVDEFPLVVNISRLKDHILADWRQARFLIAAGAVLFAFAISFVLWLLIRHFNTYEALMAADRERSKAVAERERAEAQLRQAQKLESIGQLTGGIAHDFNNLLTAVLGNLEMLKRHTEKGEARLHRWATNAFDAARRGAVLTQRLLVFSRRQPLEPRGARIETILASMSDLLARTLGENIEIVTTIAPGLWPAFADLNQLDNAILNIAINARDAMEGRGRLTITASNCAFAARTEIEDPEITPGDYVLLSIEDTGKGIDREILDRVFEPFFSTKPTGQGTGLGLSQVYGFVKQTGGHVRIESIPSSGTTVRLYLPRAQSEDVLVESEPLAERALLPGPAGTVLVVEDDAEVRTYSAEILRDLGFEVRVTENAAQALEILRGGTELTLLFSDVGLPGVTGAELAEEALKLRPELKVLLTTGYVQDTTIDRCRFVLGIQVLPKPFTRAELADKITSVLTPVRRLAVNS encoded by the coding sequence ATGATCGTGGTATTTGGCATTCTGCTCGTTGCCCTCGCGGCGACGGGCGCAGCCTTGTCGATCCGCGAATTCCGGGTCCGGGATGTCGCCGAGGCGCGGCGCGAGTTGATGGCGCTTGATCTCCTGTTGTCACAGGAGACCGAACGCACGATGCAGAGCGTCGATCTCGTCCTTTCAAGCTTGCAGGACGATCTGACGCTCGGCGGCATCACCAAGCCGCAGGACATCATGCGCAAGCGCGCCAGCGTCGAAATGTATCTGCTGCTCAAGTCGCGCATCGTCGGCATCCCGCAGATACATGACGTGAGCCTCATCGGGCCCGACGGCAAGCTGATCTGCACGACCAAAGTCTATCCCGCGCCGGAGTCCGATCTGTCGGGCCGCGACTATTTTACCGTCCTGCGCGACGTGGAGATCAGCGGCTCCTATCTCAGCCTGCCGTCGTACAATGAGGACACCAAGAGCTGGTCGATCTATCTCGCACGCCGTGTCGACGATGCGTCCGGCCATTTCCTCGGCGTCGTCGCCGCGGCGATCGATCTCAATTATTTCGAACAGCTCTACAAGACATTGCAGATCGGCGATTACGGCGCGGTCAGCCTGTGGCGCAGCGACGGAACCATGCTTGCCCGCTATCCGGCCGCTGGGCGCGTCGGCGAGGTCTACAAGATCAAGTCGTTCACCGGCATCCTCCAGCCGGGCACGCCCGTCACCTATGATTCAGCCCATGCGATCGATGGCCCCGAGCGTATCGTCGCGACAATCAGCGTCGATGAATTTCCGCTCGTCGTGAACATTTCGCGGCTCAAGGATCATATCCTCGCCGACTGGCGTCAGGCACGGTTTCTCATCGCCGCCGGCGCCGTGCTTTTCGCCTTTGCGATCAGCTTCGTGCTTTGGCTGCTCATCCGCCATTTCAATACCTATGAAGCGCTGATGGCGGCGGACCGCGAGCGCAGCAAGGCTGTGGCGGAGCGCGAGCGCGCGGAGGCGCAATTGCGCCAGGCGCAAAAGCTCGAATCGATCGGCCAGCTCACCGGCGGCATCGCGCACGACTTCAACAATCTGCTCACCGCCGTGCTCGGCAATCTCGAGATGCTGAAGCGCCATACCGAGAAGGGCGAAGCGCGGCTGCATCGCTGGGCGACCAACGCTTTCGATGCGGCCAGACGCGGCGCCGTGCTGACGCAGAGGCTATTGGTCTTTTCGCGCCGCCAGCCGCTTGAGCCGCGCGGCGCCAGGATCGAGACGATCCTTGCCTCGATGTCGGACTTGCTGGCCCGGACACTCGGCGAAAACATCGAGATCGTCACCACCATCGCGCCCGGCCTCTGGCCGGCTTTTGCCGACCTCAACCAGCTCGACAATGCGATCCTCAATATTGCGATCAACGCCCGCGACGCGATGGAGGGACGCGGCCGGCTGACGATCACCGCCAGCAATTGCGCTTTCGCCGCGCGGACCGAGATTGAGGATCCTGAAATCACGCCGGGCGACTATGTCCTCCTCTCGATCGAGGATACCGGCAAAGGCATCGACAGGGAGATTCTCGATCGGGTGTTCGAGCCGTTCTTTTCGACGAAGCCGACGGGGCAGGGGACTGGCCTAGGGCTCAGCCAGGTCTATGGCTTCGTGAAACAGACCGGCGGCCATGTCCGCATCGAGAGCATACCCAGCAGCGGAACAACGGTCAGACTCTATTTGCCACGCGCCCAGTCCGAGGATGTGCTGGTCGAATCCGAGCCGCTGGCGGAGCGGGCCTTGCTGCCGGGGCCGGCCGGCACAGTCCTCGTGGTCGAGGACGATGCCGAAGTGCGGACCTATTCCGCCGAAATTCTCCGCGATCTCGGTTTCGAGGTCCGGGTTACGGAAAATGCGGCTCAGGCTTTGGAGATCCTGCGCGGTGGCACAGAATTGACCCTGCTCTTCAGCGATGTCGGTCTGCCGGGCGTTACCGGCGCGGAGCTTGCGGAAGAAGCGCTGAAACTGCGTCCGGAACTGAAAGTTCTGCTCACCACCGGCTATGTGCAGGATACAACGA
- a CDS encoding TetR/AcrR family transcriptional regulator yields MQPPRLSRDNRRQQILESALPLFARYGFAGTTTRRIADTARISEALLFKHFPNKSAIYAEILAGICTADPGLARLRAEPPSTRTLVQIVRGMAHYFLQAADGSDAEGNQKLRLTLSSYLEDGEFAKVLSDKVEQVIAPIFIDSLEQAIAVGDALAGASSPRNLFWFTHHTICTLAATQLPSLPSLDYPPAAKLEREVCEYILRGVGLTDAAITAHGALDLSFEAFETSLLEFAK; encoded by the coding sequence ATGCAACCACCTCGGCTTTCCCGCGACAACCGTCGCCAGCAGATTCTCGAAAGCGCGCTGCCGCTGTTCGCCCGCTACGGCTTCGCCGGGACGACGACCCGGCGAATCGCCGACACGGCGCGTATTTCCGAGGCGCTGCTGTTCAAGCATTTCCCCAACAAATCCGCGATCTACGCCGAAATTCTCGCCGGCATCTGCACCGCCGATCCGGGCCTCGCGCGGTTGCGGGCCGAACCGCCCTCGACGCGCACTTTGGTGCAGATCGTCCGTGGTATGGCGCATTATTTCCTGCAAGCGGCGGATGGCTCCGACGCCGAGGGCAACCAGAAGCTGCGGCTCACCCTTTCGTCCTATCTCGAAGATGGCGAATTCGCCAAGGTCCTCTCCGACAAAGTCGAGCAGGTCATCGCGCCGATTTTCATCGATTCTCTGGAACAGGCCATTGCCGTTGGCGATGCGCTGGCGGGCGCGTCGAGCCCGCGCAATCTCTTCTGGTTCACGCATCATACGATCTGCACCCTGGCGGCGACGCAACTGCCGTCGCTGCCGTCGCTCGATTATCCCCCCGCCGCCAAACTCGAGCGGGAAGTTTGCGAATATATCTTGCGCGGCGTCGGCCTCACCGATGCCGCGATTACGGCGCATGGCGCACTCGATCTGTCGTTCGAAGCTTTCGAAACCTCTCTTCTGGAATTTGCCAAATGA
- a CDS encoding RluA family pseudouridine synthase, with translation MTLDDLQTRILYRDALMLVLDKPAGIAVHRGPKGGVSLEAGFPALRFGLPRDPALAHRLDRDTAGCLVLGRHHKALEKLGLLFKQGKIGKTYWAVVEGAPPEDEGLIDLPLGRLDATRGWWMKVDPQGQPAQTRWKILARDERQSLLALTPLTGRTHQLRVHCAASGFPILGDPVYGTGDREARLHLLARAIEIPIYKNKDPVRVEAPVAPHMLAEVSALLGAASG, from the coding sequence ATGACGCTGGACGATCTGCAAACGCGCATTCTTTATCGCGATGCGCTGATGCTCGTGCTCGACAAGCCGGCGGGGATCGCCGTGCATCGCGGGCCGAAGGGCGGCGTATCGCTCGAGGCGGGATTTCCGGCCTTACGCTTCGGCCTGCCGCGTGATCCTGCGCTGGCGCATCGGCTCGATCGCGACACCGCCGGATGCCTTGTACTGGGACGGCATCACAAGGCGCTGGAGAAGCTTGGTCTGCTCTTCAAGCAAGGCAAGATCGGGAAAACGTATTGGGCGGTGGTCGAAGGCGCTCCGCCCGAGGATGAGGGCCTGATCGACCTGCCGCTCGGCCGGCTCGACGCCACGCGCGGCTGGTGGATGAAGGTCGATCCGCAAGGCCAGCCCGCGCAGACGCGCTGGAAAATCCTCGCGCGCGACGAAAGACAATCGCTGCTGGCACTGACGCCGCTCACCGGCCGAACGCATCAGCTCCGCGTCCATTGCGCGGCGAGCGGCTTCCCGATCCTCGGCGACCCGGTCTACGGCACGGGTGACCGCGAGGCACGGCTGCATCTGCTCGCGCGCGCGATCGAAATTCCAATCTACAAGAACAAGGATCCGGTCAGGGTCGAGGCGCCGGTGGCGCCGCACATGCTGGCCGAAGTCTCGGCATTGCTCGGCGCGGCCTCAGGTTAA
- a CDS encoding multidrug efflux RND transporter permease subunit: MAFTDIFIKRPVLSLVVSLLILLIGLNAAVHLPVRQYPKLSNTVITVTTTYPGASPELMQGFITTPIEQAVASAEGIDYMTSQSVQGTSTISVYMKLNADPNEALTDVMAKVNQVKYQIPKEANDPIILKSTGQTTAVMYIGFSSTELSGSAISDYLTRVVQPILSTVDGVASADILGGQTFAMRLWLDPVRMAGRGVAAADVVAAIQANNFQAAAGQTKGYYTISNVTTNADLTDIDQFKRMIVKAKDGGFVRIEDIARVDLGAQSEDSSVAFNGEHAIFIGVQATPEGNPLSIVKGVRALFPTLERNLPPSLRMKVAYDSTKFIQSSIDEVEHTLIEAVLIVVVVIFLFLGSFRSVLIPVVTIPLSLVGACAMMLAMGFSLNLLTLLAMVLAIGLVVDDAIVVVENIYRHIEEGKTPVQAALVGAREIVGPVIAMTITLAAVYAPIGFLGGLTGTLFREFAFTLAGSVVISGIIALTLSPMMCSMLLKSGEPGRFAQLVDRVFSAITDWYGRRLDRSLNYRAATGLFAVTILGLLVFLYLNTSSELAPEEDQGIVFALTKTPQYGNIDYSDYYGAQLDKVFASFPETDLRFVLNGTPSSNQGISGMLLKPWDERKRTAMALKPLVQAKLSAIPGVSAFAFNLPALPGGPGGLPIQMVINSTAGFPVIYKEMEKIKAAAMKSGLFIVTDSDLQFNQPVVRIKIDRNKASDLGLTMQQIGNTLALMLGGNYVNWFNLQGRSYEVIPEVPRTFRLTPEMLSSYYVPSLKGVQIPLSTVVSISTDTDPNALTHYNQLSSATFQAVAMPGVTMGTVVGFLEKQAQNLPAGFSHDYLADSRQFVQEGNQLAVTFVFALIIIFLVLAAQFESLRDPLVIMISVPMAISGALVPLFFGVATINIYTQVGLVTLIGLISKHGILMVEFARELQIHEKLDRTAAIKKAARIRLRPILMTTAAMVTGLVPLVTASGAGAASRFSIGIVVVSGMSIGTLFTLFVLPAVYTVLAKDHRASAESRREKEIAALAQTAS, encoded by the coding sequence ATGGCTTTCACAGATATCTTCATCAAGCGGCCGGTTCTGTCGCTCGTCGTCAGCCTGCTTATTCTGCTGATCGGACTTAATGCCGCCGTGCATCTGCCGGTGCGGCAATATCCGAAATTGTCGAACACGGTGATCACCGTGACGACGACCTATCCCGGCGCCTCGCCGGAGCTGATGCAGGGCTTCATCACCACGCCCATCGAGCAGGCGGTCGCCTCGGCCGAGGGCATCGACTACATGACCTCGCAATCGGTGCAGGGCACCAGCACGATCTCCGTCTATATGAAGCTTAACGCCGATCCCAACGAGGCGTTGACCGACGTGATGGCGAAGGTCAATCAGGTCAAGTATCAGATCCCGAAGGAAGCCAACGATCCGATCATTCTGAAATCGACCGGCCAGACGACGGCGGTGATGTACATCGGTTTTTCGAGTACGGAGCTTTCGGGCTCGGCGATCTCCGATTATCTGACGCGCGTCGTCCAGCCGATCCTTTCGACCGTCGATGGCGTTGCCTCCGCCGATATTCTCGGCGGCCAGACCTTTGCGATGCGCTTGTGGCTCGATCCGGTTCGCATGGCCGGCCGCGGCGTCGCTGCTGCCGACGTCGTCGCCGCCATTCAGGCCAATAACTTCCAGGCTGCGGCTGGCCAGACGAAGGGCTATTACACGATCTCGAATGTCACGACGAACGCTGACCTGACCGATATCGATCAATTCAAACGCATGATCGTGAAGGCCAAGGACGGCGGCTTCGTCCGCATCGAGGATATCGCACGGGTCGATCTTGGCGCGCAGAGCGAGGATTCCAGTGTCGCCTTCAACGGCGAGCACGCGATCTTCATCGGCGTTCAGGCGACGCCGGAAGGTAATCCGCTGTCCATCGTCAAGGGCGTGCGCGCGTTATTCCCGACCCTCGAGCGCAATCTGCCGCCCTCGCTGAGGATGAAAGTCGCTTACGATTCGACGAAATTCATCCAATCCTCGATCGACGAGGTGGAGCACACGCTGATCGAAGCGGTGCTGATCGTCGTCGTGGTGATCTTCCTGTTCCTCGGCTCGTTCCGCTCCGTGCTGATCCCGGTCGTAACGATTCCGCTGTCGCTCGTCGGCGCCTGCGCCATGATGCTTGCCATGGGCTTCAGCCTCAATCTGTTGACCCTGCTTGCCATGGTTCTAGCGATCGGCCTCGTCGTCGATGACGCGATCGTCGTGGTCGAGAACATTTATCGTCATATCGAGGAGGGCAAGACGCCGGTGCAAGCGGCGCTGGTTGGCGCGCGCGAAATCGTCGGCCCCGTCATCGCGATGACGATCACGCTGGCGGCGGTCTATGCGCCCATCGGCTTCCTCGGCGGTCTGACCGGCACGTTGTTCCGCGAATTCGCCTTCACTCTCGCAGGCTCGGTCGTCATTTCGGGTATCATTGCGCTCACGCTTTCGCCGATGATGTGTTCGATGCTACTCAAGAGCGGCGAACCCGGGCGCTTCGCGCAGCTTGTCGATAGAGTCTTCAGCGCGATAACGGACTGGTACGGCCGGCGGCTCGATCGCTCGCTGAATTATCGCGCCGCGACGGGGCTTTTCGCGGTAACGATCCTCGGCCTTCTGGTCTTTCTCTATCTCAATACGAGCTCGGAGCTTGCGCCGGAGGAGGATCAGGGCATCGTCTTCGCGCTGACCAAGACCCCGCAATACGGCAACATCGATTATTCCGACTATTACGGTGCACAGCTCGACAAGGTCTTCGCCTCGTTTCCCGAGACCGATCTGCGCTTCGTCCTCAACGGGACGCCCTCGTCCAACCAGGGCATCTCCGGCATGCTGCTGAAGCCCTGGGACGAGCGCAAGCGCACGGCCATGGCTTTGAAGCCTCTGGTGCAAGCGAAGCTGTCCGCGATTCCGGGCGTCAGCGCCTTCGCCTTCAATCTGCCGGCACTGCCGGGAGGGCCGGGCGGCCTGCCGATTCAGATGGTCATCAATTCGACGGCCGGCTTCCCTGTGATTTACAAGGAAATGGAGAAGATCAAGGCGGCGGCGATGAAGAGCGGGCTCTTCATCGTCACCGACAGCGATCTTCAGTTCAATCAGCCGGTCGTCCGCATCAAGATCGATCGCAACAAAGCAAGCGATCTTGGCCTCACCATGCAGCAGATCGGCAATACGCTGGCGCTGATGCTCGGCGGAAACTACGTCAACTGGTTCAACCTGCAGGGCCGCTCCTACGAGGTGATTCCGGAAGTACCGCGCACGTTCCGTCTGACGCCGGAAATGCTGTCGAGCTATTATGTGCCGTCTCTTAAAGGCGTGCAGATTCCGCTGTCGACGGTGGTATCGATCTCGACCGACACCGATCCGAACGCGCTGACGCACTATAACCAGCTCAGCTCGGCGACGTTCCAGGCGGTCGCCATGCCGGGCGTCACGATGGGGACGGTCGTCGGCTTCCTTGAAAAGCAGGCGCAGAATCTGCCGGCCGGCTTCAGCCACGATTATCTCGCCGATTCGCGGCAGTTCGTGCAGGAAGGCAATCAGCTCGCCGTCACCTTCGTCTTCGCGCTGATCATCATCTTTCTCGTGCTCGCCGCGCAATTCGAGAGCTTGCGCGATCCGCTCGTCATCATGATCTCCGTGCCGATGGCGATCAGCGGCGCGCTGGTGCCCTTGTTCTTCGGCGTCGCGACGATCAACATTTACACGCAGGTTGGCCTCGTTACTTTGATCGGGCTTATCAGCAAGCACGGCATCCTGATGGTCGAATTTGCGCGCGAATTGCAGATTCACGAGAAGCTGGATCGCACCGCGGCGATCAAGAAGGCCGCGCGCATCCGTCTGCGTCCGATCCTGATGACGACGGCGGCGATGGTGACGGGCCTCGTCCCGCTCGTCACGGCCAGCGGCGCGGGCGCGGCGAGCCGCTTCTCGATCGGCATCGTCGTCGTTTCCGGCATGTCGATCGGCACGCTGTTTACGCTCTTCGTCCTGCCGGCGGTCTACACCGTGCTGGCGAAAGATCATCGCGCGTCGGCTGAGTCGCGCCGCGAGAAGGAAATCGCCGCGCTTGCGCAAACCGCGTCGTAA
- the lepA gene encoding translation elongation factor 4: MIKLENIRNFSIVAHIDHGKSTLADRLIQTTGAVAARDMVEQVLDSMDIERERGITIKAQTVRLEYKAKDGETYILNLMDTPGHVDFAYEVSRSLAACEGSLLVVDASQGVEAQTLANVYHALDAGHEIVPVLNKIDLPAAEPERIKQQIEDVIGLDASDAVLISAKTGIGIGDVLEAIVHRLPPPKGDAKAPLKALLVDSWYDAYLGVVVLVRIFDGVMKKHQKIKMMGTDAHYVIDRIGVFRPKMQDVEELGPGEIGFITAQIKQVADTRVGDTITDERHPVAEALPGFKPAQPVVFCGLFPVDAADFDDLRAAMGRLRLNDASFSYEMESSAALGFGFRCGFLGLLHLEIIQERLEREFNLDLIATAPSVVYQIVLRSGETVSLHNPADMPDLTRVEKIEEPWIRATILTPDDYLGAVLKLCQERRGVQVDLNYVGARAMAVYDLPLNEVVFDFYDRLKSISKGYASFDYTITDYREGDLVKMSILVNAEPVDALSMLVHRDRAELRGRAMVEKLKELIPPHMFQIPIQAAIGGKIIARETVRALRKDVTAKCYGGDATRKRKLLEKQKAGKKKMRQFGKVEIPQEAFIAALKMDS, encoded by the coding sequence ATGATTAAGCTTGAAAATATCCGCAATTTTTCGATCGTCGCGCATATCGACCATGGCAAATCGACCCTCGCCGACCGCCTGATCCAGACGACAGGCGCGGTCGCCGCGCGGGATATGGTGGAACAGGTCCTGGACTCGATGGATATCGAGCGCGAGCGCGGCATCACCATCAAGGCGCAGACTGTCCGCCTCGAATACAAGGCCAAGGACGGCGAAACCTACATCCTCAACCTGATGGACACGCCGGGCCACGTCGACTTCGCCTATGAGGTTTCGCGCTCGCTCGCGGCCTGCGAAGGCTCGTTGCTCGTCGTCGATGCAAGCCAGGGCGTCGAGGCGCAGACGCTTGCCAATGTCTATCACGCGCTCGATGCCGGCCATGAGATCGTGCCCGTGCTGAACAAGATCGACCTGCCGGCCGCGGAGCCCGAGCGCATCAAGCAACAGATCGAGGACGTCATCGGCCTCGACGCCTCGGACGCGGTGCTGATTTCGGCCAAGACCGGCATCGGCATCGGCGATGTGCTCGAAGCGATCGTCCATCGCCTGCCGCCGCCGAAGGGCGACGCCAAGGCGCCCTTGAAGGCGCTGCTCGTCGATTCCTGGTACGACGCCTACCTCGGCGTCGTCGTGCTGGTACGCATCTTCGACGGCGTCATGAAGAAGCACCAGAAGATCAAGATGATGGGCACCGATGCGCATTATGTGATCGACCGGATCGGTGTCTTCCGCCCGAAGATGCAGGATGTCGAGGAACTCGGCCCCGGCGAGATCGGCTTCATCACCGCGCAGATCAAGCAGGTGGCCGACACCCGCGTCGGCGACACGATCACCGACGAGCGCCACCCCGTCGCCGAAGCCCTGCCCGGCTTCAAGCCGGCGCAGCCGGTCGTCTTCTGCGGTCTGTTTCCGGTCGATGCGGCCGATTTCGACGATCTGCGCGCCGCGATGGGCAGGCTGCGCCTCAACGATGCGAGCTTCTCCTACGAAATGGAAAGCTCCGCGGCGCTCGGCTTCGGCTTCCGCTGCGGCTTCCTCGGCCTGCTGCACCTCGAAATCATCCAGGAGCGGCTGGAGCGGGAATTCAATCTCGACCTCATCGCCACCGCGCCTTCGGTCGTCTACCAGATCGTGCTGCGCTCGGGCGAAACCGTCTCGCTGCACAATCCCGCCGACATGCCCGATCTGACGCGGGTCGAGAAGATCGAAGAGCCGTGGATACGGGCAACGATCCTGACGCCGGACGATTATCTCGGTGCGGTGCTGAAACTCTGCCAGGAACGGCGCGGGGTGCAGGTCGATCTGAACTATGTCGGCGCGCGCGCAATGGCGGTCTACGACCTGCCGCTCAACGAAGTCGTGTTCGACTTCTACGACCGGCTCAAGTCGATCTCGAAGGGCTATGCCAGCTTCGATTACACCATCACCGATTATCGCGAGGGCGACCTCGTCAAAATGTCGATCCTCGTCAATGCCGAGCCGGTCGACGCGCTCTCGATGCTCGTCCACCGCGATCGCGCCGAGCTGCGCGGCCGCGCCATGGTCGAGAAGCTGAAGGAGCTGATCCCGCCGCACATGTTCCAGATTCCGATCCAGGCGGCGATCGGCGGCAAGATCATCGCCCGCGAGACGGTCCGCGCCTTGCGCAAGGACGTGACGGCGAAATGCTACGGCGGCGATGCCACCCGCAAGCGCAAGCTTCTCGAAAAGCAGAAGGCCGGCAAGAAGAAGATGCGCCAGTTCGGCAAGGTGGAGATTCCGCAGGAAGCTTTTATCGCCGCGCTGAAAATGGATTCGTGA